The nucleotide window TTAGGAGGACGACATCCATTATGTGGTATAGGAGTTACATCTGTAATATTAGTAATTTTAAATCCAGCAGAGTTTAATGCTCTAATTGTAGATTCCCTTCCAGGTCCAGGACCTTTCACCATTACTTCTAAATTTTTTATACCATAATCTTTTACTAATTCAGAGCACCTTTCTGCTGCTACTTGTGCTGCAAAAGGAGTAGATTTTCTAGATCCTCTAAAACCAGATCCTCCGGCAGTTGCCCATCCTAAAACATTTCCTTGTTTATCAGTAATAGTAACTATAGTATTATTAAATGAAGCATGAATATGTGCTATTCCGTCCATAACTTGCTTTTTTACTCGTTTACGAGTACGTATTGTGGTTTTTGCCATGATTCTTTTATAAAACTCCAATTATTTTTTTATAGATTTTCTAGGACCTTTACATGTTCTTGCATTAGTTTTAGTCCTTTGACCCCGTACCGGTAATCCTTTTCTATGCCTTAACCCTCTATAACAGCCTAAATCTATTAAACGTTTAATGCTTAGCGTTTTTTCTCTTCTTAAATCTCCTTCTACAATAAATTTAGAAATAGCTGTTCTTAATAAATCTATCTGCGAATCATTTAAGTCTTTTACTTTATTATCTTCATTAATACTTATACTTTGACAAATTAACCTAGAACTAGAAATGCCAATCCCGTATATTTTTGTTAAAGCTATTATTATATGTTTATGATCAGGAATATTAATTCCTGCAATACGAGCCATAAAAACTCCTAATTATTATAATACAAAAATGAATTATTTATACTACAGTTTTATTTAAAACAATATAACTTATTAATTTTTTAATTTAAATATGATTTATCCTTGTCTCTGTTTATGTTTTGGATCACTAATACAATATACACGAATCACATTTTTTCTACGCACTATTTTGCAATTTCTACATAATTTTTTTACTGATGCTCTTACTTTCATTTGTAGATCTCAATATTTTTAATATATAACTATTTTTTTTTATTGTTAAAATATAAATTAGATTTTTTTAAAATAACATCGTACTGATTCGATAAAATTAAAGTTTGTATTTGAGTTATAAAATCTATTATTACTACGACAACTATCAATAATGATGTGCCTCCAAAATAAAATGGCATATTAAAAATATTTTTTATAAATTCTGGCATCAAACAAATAAATATCATATATACAGAACCAATACATGTTAACTTCAACA belongs to Buchnera aphidicola (Anoecia corni) and includes:
- the rpsK gene encoding 30S ribosomal protein S11 produces the protein MAKTTIRTRKRVKKQVMDGIAHIHASFNNTIVTITDKQGNVLGWATAGGSGFRGSRKSTPFAAQVAAERCSELVKDYGIKNLEVMVKGPGPGRESTIRALNSAGFKITNITDVTPIPHNGCRPPKKRRV
- the rpsM gene encoding 30S ribosomal protein S13; amino-acid sequence: MARIAGINIPDHKHIIIALTKIYGIGISSSRLICQSISINEDNKVKDLNDSQIDLLRTAISKFIVEGDLRREKTLSIKRLIDLGCYRGLRHRKGLPVRGQRTKTNARTCKGPRKSIKK
- the rpmJ gene encoding 50S ribosomal protein L36, producing the protein MKVRASVKKLCRNCKIVRRKNVIRVYCISDPKHKQRQG